The genomic stretch GAGCATTTTCTTCTCACCCACATAATGTAGTCTTACGGCTCACTTATGAGACATGCTACTATTTTAAGTGAGAAAACTTGATATGGACCATGGATGTTTTATGAATTTCAAGTTCTTTGGAAGACTATTCAAAATCATGTCAGAAACCCAAcaattccaaaagggttctttcccCATACCGCTCTTAAATCTGAAAGGATCAATGTTGGTTCTCAGGGGTGGAAAAAGTGCTCAATTGTCATCctagagtaaaagtaaagataccttaatagaaaatgaatcaagtaaaagtgaaagtcactcagtaaaatactacttgagtaaaagtaaaagtaattatattattataatttattatattaagcaaaccacatGGTGCCATTTttacacttcaacactcagacatcattacaaatTAAGCATAAATGTGTGAATTGTGCTTCaacatgtaacgagtacttttgggtgtcagggaaaatatatggagtaaaaagtacatcattttctttaggaatgtagtgaagtaaaagtaaaagtagtcaaaaatataaatagtaaagtaaagtacagataccccaaaacacgacttaagtagtacttaagtactttacaccactgcccctTCTAGTGGAATAGTTATGGTTATCCCTGACCAAGTTGAGGTAGTTACATAAGTATTTGGGGACCACACAGTGGACAATCTTAAATACAAGacacaattttaaaaaacaatagcAATGGGAGCTCATAGTATCAGCTGGTAGTCTAAAACATGTTACCTGATCATAACTGTTACTGTAAAAGGGTTAGGTTTATTACTGTCAGACATTGTTGCCATCATACTATCAGGCCTATATTTATTGTACATGGTATAACCCATAGGATTATCCTTCACTTAGGAGAAACTAGCTGTTAAAATGGTACCCATTCCTTAAAATCCCTTGTTGAGGAAGTGTAGCAGACATGCCTGATGGAAGGTCATTCATTGTATTGTCAGAGTCATTCTCTAGTCATTTACACGtttctagaagaaaaagaaacgcacacctatttaggcgaggtgctggcgagcagagtagaacactagaaaataaaggagagccgcacactctaggagctcaggtggaaaaatgtaatatccaacgtttcgacagcctgatgaagacagcttggctgtcgaaacgttggatattacatgttttgcatctgagctcctagagtgtgcggctctcctttattttcaaaTGTACACGTTTCTATCACCACCAGATATACTTTTGAAATTCGGAGGAATGCAATCTCCTTGTTGTAATGCAAATAAACATAAACCTCAATGTAATTTCAAGTGGCTAGGATGTAATAAGGCCTGCAgagctgttttttgttgttgcattgtcttCCCAAAAGGCCTTTTCGCACATTTTTGGTTTCCAAGGTCACGGCTTTAACAACATTCTGCACCCTTAATTGTCTCATCATCAATTCCTGCCCTATGCACACCATAAAACTTAAACTGGTCGAAATGTGTCACGTGAgtggttattgttgttgttttatggCAAATGCACGAATGAAATGCACGACAGAACTAGAGTTTTACTATCTGAGGTTAACCACTGTGACCAAACCCATCTTTTTATCTAATGTGTTTAGGGTGCATGCATATTCATACAAAAAATTATATCATTGGGCATGCATGAGAGCCGACTGATGTTGTTACTGACAAAAATATACAAAGAAACACTAACATTCGTTTCTCCCTTGATAGCATATATaaaatacagtgtactgtacagtacagaaagCACCCAAGAGACACATGTATTTGTCTCTTCCTAGTGGAGGAAACGAGTGCACAGTGTGCGCTCTCCTAACAGACGAAGACGTCTTGAAAAACATCGTTAACCCgcgaaatacatgttttttttgacGAAAATAAAAACTACCGCATAAAACAATGTTTTTCTAATATATGAACATAGTTCTTAGGATAATTAGCTTTTATTTTGCTACTAAAGTACAGTGggggtatagctcagtggtagagcatttgactgcagatcaagaggtcTCCGGTTCAAATCCGGATGCCCCCTATTTTGACCCGCTAATGCGCGAGCTGTGGAGGGGCTGGTGTTATTAAGACTAATAAATAAAGTGTAGTGCAGCTGTTAAGTGTTCGGAATATAAACCTTGGATTGCTGATTGACTGACAACCGTGGTACCATATGCCACAGGTAcgagaaaacatttatttttactcctctgattacgttggtaaccagctaatataaggcaccttgggggtttgtgatacatggccaatataccacggctaaaagggctgtgtccagacactccgcgttgcgtaagaacaacccttagccgtggtatattggccagccaatcggcattcagggctcgaaccacccagtttataacagaCCATTTACaactggtatgacaaaacatttatttttacttctcTAATTACGTTAGTAACCCGTTtacaatagcaataaggcacctcgggaaaCCCCACGAAAAgtacatagaaatgtgagttatattAAAATCTGGTCCCAATTACAAAATCACTTTAGCCTTAAACAAGCAAGCAGTTTCTCTCTATTAACATCTAATcagacataatacagaacattaagcTGCCTTCCTTGGCAAATACAAAATCTGCATGGGAGCAAGACATGGGtgttccatatatatatatatatggaacaaaaatacaacatgtaaagagttggtcccattttttcatgagctgaaataaaagatcccagaaatgttccatatgcacaaaaagcatatttctctcaaatgtgttGTTCACAAATTTGAGGAATATTTCTTACTGTAAAAAACACtttgtgtggaaaaactcattctgattgactgggcctggctcccaagtggatgggcctatgccctcccatcaCTGCAGCCCTGCCCAGTCATTtgtaaaacctttgaaattgttgcacttggatttttgttcagtatatacatcattggttcAGGCGTTCCCAAATTGTTCCATGTGTAATTCCCATACTACAGAGAAGGCAGCCCAGTCACCAGTTTATCAATAATAACATTTATttgtacaaaaaaatattttgtactgtaaaatacatagccactgtatatatataaaaatacatgATTAACCTGTTTTAAAATCAGACAATACTTGTTTGTCATCTTGCTTTTTACAGAAAGCATGCTACTATTTTACACTGTCAAGCAAACCCCTTTTTTCTTATTTGATATAAATACTTCAAGTAATTTGTGCATTGTTAGCTTAGAAGGCTGAGCACCAGTCTGATCACCATTAGGTCTGGCCTCTTAACCTGTTGTACTGTGGTTTTCCTATAGGTACAAATCTGTATGTTAAAGAAATCCAATGCAACCTCCCATTCTACCTCTGTGGAGTTCATGAGGACAGGAGGCTTAAATACTGTGATAGGTCCCTTTTCAGCTTATGTGGGGCATATTGTGTCATCCTCATGGAGTCAGGTCTGACAGCTAGGGATTCTTATGTAAACATGGTGGACCTCTAGAAcggagtctcacacacacaccacacatagaTGCTAACGCACATGCACACTGGCACACCCTGGCATGTCTAGCTAAGGTTCTGCCAGGTTCCTCCAGGCCTCCTCTATCCCGAAGCAGACCTGGACTCTGGTCAGCCCTGGCATACACACTAAGGGCTGGGTAAGGCATGAGGGTGACAGGGCAGGACTGGGGCCACCCCTGGGGCTCAGAGGGGCAGTGTCACTACAGATAGTGGAGATCCTGATCTGGGCACTGTGGCTTTGGCTGTGACGTCTGAGAGGTTGTGTTTGTTGGATCAAAGGATAGCTGTCCTGGTTCCAATTGGGATGAGCCCACGGAAGGAGTTCTAACTGGCCAGGACACGAGACCTCATCCAGTCCAGACTGGCAGGTAGTCTGGAGGttaggagaaagagatggaaatggTTTTGAAAATTAAACTGTGTTTGAGTGACTTAAGGTTATTTATGGGAAtgttataatacacacacacggaGGAGGCCCAGGCATGTCTGTAGTTATGCAGTGTACTCACCCCTCCCCTGTGAGGGCACAGCAGGCCTGTACATGCCAGGAGTGGGCTGTGATGGAGCTGAGGGTGAGGCACTGGGAGATCTCTGCCACAGTCATAGAGTCCTTCATGTCCTGCTTGTTGGCCAGAACTAGAATCGCAGCATTCTGTAGGTCCTACACACCagtcagacaggacaggagagaaaggCAGGGTTACATTCTGTAGGTCCTACACACCAGCCAGACAGGAGGCACAATTATCTCGTTTTTATATTCAATATATTTACACGTCTGAGCGTTTCCTGTGGAAATCTACAGAATCTCTCTGCTGCGACGTCTCAGATAATGGAAAATAGCAGCATCAGTGGAACAGAAACTGAATAGCTCAGCTATCAATACACTGGGGAAATGTTGAAACAACCCATCATGGTTTGAAATCATTGTTTGCTCTGTAGTGGTGATATGAGTCATATTGAGAGCATGAACAAAGCTCACGTGTCAAcatgttaaagctgcaatatgtcactttttgggccACCTgatcaaattcacatagaaatgtgagttatagatctgtcattctcattgaaagcaagcctAAGAAGCAATTttatacaccagcttcaaacagctaaaaatattatatttttggTTATcaaaaagatatttcacagcagtttggATTGCTTGTTTGTCacaaattaggtgaactattacaatttagcaaccaggaaatggctggTTTCTGTATATTGCACCTTTAAAAAGACACATAAGGTGAGTGACAATGGAACGTGAACCACCTAGAAAACAAAGTGCCCTTATTCTTAAAAGCAATCCTCAATCATCCACCTATTGATACAATAAGGAAATTACAATCGGCTAATATTTCTGGTGTGTCACGTCACATACAGGAAAAAGGAAGTTAAGAATGAAGTGTACTTTCCTGCATTTGAAACTGGTCGTCAGAAAACAAAATCTAAACAGTGAGGTTGAGctgaccctccctcccccttcccataATCCCCCCAAAAGCCCCAGGTGGTTGTTACCTCATGTGCAAGCATGCGGTGAAGTTCATCTTTGTTCAGATTTAGGCGCTCGCGGTCTGTGCTGTCCACAACCAGAATAACAATCTAAAGAGAGACAAAACAACTGAATACCCTGGCCAAAGAGGACCAACTTACTCACTTAAACTTTACCCCAGGCTCTGAGTGCTCTCATCTCATCAACATTTAATATGACTTCAGTAACAGTCTAGTGTGTTAGAGGAATACTCAGGACAGCAGACTGATATGGTTAGTTCTGTAACAGATGATGTAATAGTGTTCCCATGCCTTATCAATGACAACAACAATCAGCTGCTGGTTAAAGTGAAATAACTCAGTGTTGGCCTAATCGTTGGAGAGCTGGAAAACATCTCGTCTCCAGCTGTAGCTATTCAGACAGTCTCGGAGGGAAGTTAAAGCTAAAAGTGTTTAGGCATTAGCACCTTCATCAGGGTTCTATTTCTACTCCAGCTATAACTGGCCAGAAACCAACCTGTACACACTTTGttacataaaaaaaacacacatgctGTTCCTTCGACAAAGACATTCTGCGGCACACACACCAAGAGATCCGTACCTCTGTGTTGCAGTAGTAGGAGTTCCAGCTGGCTCTCAGGCTTTCCTGGCCTCCGATGTCCCACACCAGGAAGCGGGTCTTGCGTACAGAGATCTCCTCTACGTTACTGCCAATGGTGGGGGAGGTGTGAACCGCCTCTTTGGTAAGgctgagaggacagagtgatTGTTATGACTAAGTGATTATAAATATCATTTGCATAAATTTGAGACTTATTTAATCATGAATTATACAAATCTATTTTGATATCACTCACAATTGGTAGAGGATAGTGGTCTTCCCAGCATTGTCCAGGCCCACTATGATCACTTTGTGTTCTATgagaaaaggaaagaggaaaGTGATTTACACACTTctacacaacagacacacagattGCCATTCACAGACCTGTGACCCCCAAAGCTAATCAAACATCACCATGACAACACATCTGACTGATGGACTCTCTTTGAAGGGTCTAGCCATGGATTCAAATATCAGATATGAAAAACATGGGCAGACATCTTTATTATCCAAAGGGGTCAAAACCTCTGTTTGCAGTGTTACTATTAGGTAAAACAAGGGCCATTTGACCCTGATAGTCAACCCCAGCGACCTAACCTGCCATCATCTCATCAACGAGGTAAACAGTACTGATTGACaaaatgttattggttacataaaATTAATGCAATTCACTATCACTACCGCTACATAGAAAACAGATAATTACACGGGACACGTGTGCAGAACGTTGACACAGTGAACAGAACATCCAGTACCGACTAGCTCGTGTCCGACAGAAATTAACCAGTTATTGGAAGGTGCCGGTGTAGTTAGAAATTTAGCTACAATTTTGGCTATGCCGAAATTAACCATTTTTTAAACTGTCACTAACGTTATTGAAAATCACGTCTAACAGTTTTTCTTGCGTTCTCATAATTTAAATCCAGTCCATAACAACACTCTGCTACAAAGCAGCTAACGTTATCAAACCAAGCAAACAGAAATTATCAGGCACGGAGTGGAGATTAACGTTACTTAGGAGCAACAATAATAGCAGTAAATTAGCTAAATGTATCCAGGCACACAACTGATTACCTCTGTCTCCGAAGACAGTCATCAGCTTGGTAAAGAGTAGTCCCATATCCACCGGTGATGAGAATGAAGACAACTCAAAGAAATATGAAAATATTTCAAACACAGCAAATCAGATAGCTGTTAAcggtagctggctagctagcacaaTAGGCAGCCCACACTTCAAGCaaagatagctaacgttagctagctaaataactgTACTGATAACTAACCCTGTGCTGTGCATCGAGGCTATTAAGCCAACTACCTGGAAAACATTAGATAGCACAACCTAGAAAGGTATTTTTTTTGACGTTCGTCGACACAAACAAAACGAGATATGTGCCCATGGGTTGTCTATCGATACCAAATTGATTCTGCGATCAAAAGAGGCAATGCATTCTTTTACTTAGCCAGCTAGATTTTGGGGGATGATTGGAGCGAGTCACAGAAAAAGGCGGGGCAAAGGAATTCCTCAGCAGCTAAAAGCGGGCGTGGCCACGCGTCTGTAGCAAAACATGACGCAAATGTGACGAATGAAATGAGAGCGCTGATGAATGGGAGGACAACTCCATCACCCACATATGGACGCGGAACTACTTTATAGTTCCTCAAGCCTAATCTCAAGCAGGGGATTTCTACATGTTTAGTAACCAAAAGTGAAACAATGACTGTGACATCCAGCTGGAATGTACTTTCTATTCCTGTGATTGAGATTGTGTTTATCATAAACTTCAGGGCATGACTTTCCCAATTTGAAATACTGTCTACAATGATGGCAGAAGTGGGAATGTCTCACAACCGTAGGCGCTAAGAAATCTGGATCTTTATTTCACCATAGTGCAGTGTGGAATGTTTTTTTGCATGTAAACCTCACCCATGGGCACGcattggttgaatcaacgttgtttccacaacatttcaatgaaatgacattAAACCAACTTGGAAGAGACaatgaattgacgtctgtgcccagtgggcagggTCACTAGCTGATCCCCTTCAATCACATGAATATCCATCAACTGTTTTAAAAATGGCACTCTGTACTAATATCTTAGTTTCCCCGTAAAGTACCGTGTACTTTGACCAAGCCTCATTTCAGGGGAATTCTACAGGTGATATTTATTGATGGCATCCAAAAGTAAAACAATGACTGTGGCATTCCCCTGGAATTCCATTTCTATTCCCGTGAATGAGAATATGTTTTGAATTAACTTCAGGGCTTGACTTTCCCAAATTAAAATGTCCTGGTGGTAGAAGTGATAGTCCCACAACATGAAGCTTCTGCTTAGAAGTCTGGATCTTTATGGCAGTGCAGGGGGTAATGTGTTTTCCATGTAACTTCAGGATCACTAGCTGTTCCATTTTTCCATTTCATTCAcattaatatattttaaaaacggTATTATCACACTCATATCTTAGTTACTCTGTGAAGTGTATGCCCCAGTGCTCCTCCTGAATATCATAGGCGGATCCCTACTGAATATCGCCAACACTGACATCCACCCTAATCCGAACACTGATCAGACCCCTATTTAGTTACATGGGATTCACTCAAGAATCCTGTAATGGTAGGACTTAGTCAGGGGTCACTCTGGGTCATGGTGTGGACATTAGTGAAAGCCTGAAAAACTATGCAACATATGATCGCAGATTCAGGAAGAGGGACCACCGCACCCAAACTTCTAGATATTTACTTAACTACTTCCTCCCATAGAACATTATATGGTTCTTACTTCTTTTTAAAATGTCTGgaattaaaaacaaaacaaaatagttTCCTCCACAGTGTAGGCATGACAATCCAGGGCACGTCACGCGCTGAGCTGAGTCTTGCGGCTGTTGGGTTTTCAACCAGAGATGAGTCTAAAACCACAAGTTCTTAAGAGGCTTTCTTCTTTTTTGCCTTCGCaagagaaacagaaaacatatttTAAGCCATAGTTTATGTAACAAAAGGTAAAGTACAGCAAGCTTCAGCTGTTATACATATTGTTACGACATGCGCCTGATGAGGTTTTCTGTTATTTGACAACGGCTTCAATCAGCAATATACCTAAGTTACTTGCAGTGCAAGAATTGAGTGATCATTTAAAGTATAGCTAATTTAAATGGCAAACTAATGTATTCAGTCATACAGCTCTCTAGGTGTGGAGGATGTGCAAGTGTGTGTCCCTGATAATCATCAGTGATTATCAGCCCCCTCTGCTGtttcgtggacttcaggaaacagcaaacggagcaccccctatccacattgacgggacagtagtggagaaggaaaaagttttaagttcctcggtgtacacattacagacacactgaaatggtccacccacacagacagtgtgttgaagaaagcgcaacagtgcctcttccacctcaggaggctgaagaaatttgctttgtcacctaaaaccctcacaaacttttaaagatgcacaattgagagcatccggttggcctgtatcaccacctggtacggcaactgcaccgccctcaaccgctctccagagggtggtgcggtctgcacaacgcatcaccgggggcaaactacctgccctccaggacacctacagcacataatgtcaggaag from Oncorhynchus tshawytscha isolate Ot180627B linkage group LG09, Otsh_v2.0, whole genome shotgun sequence encodes the following:
- the LOC112258632 gene encoding ADP-ribosylation factor-like protein 5B, with protein sequence MGLLFTKLMTVFGDREHKVIIVGLDNAGKTTILYQFLTKEAVHTSPTIGSNVEEISVRKTRFLVWDIGGQESLRASWNSYYCNTEIVILVVDSTDRERLNLNKDELHRMLAHEDLQNAAILVLANKQDMKDSMTVAEISQCLTLSSITAHSWHVQACCALTGEGLPASLDWMRSRVLAS